The nucleotide sequence cataatcttgtttgttgatctctcatttctatgtttacttttcattagttacatttatCTTTTGGAAactaattgattagttgtttagctaactcgtgttgaaacatttctagtgcttattccagtccctgtggatatgataatcttttatattacttgcgacatttccgtacacttgcggaggtcaataagtttttggcgtcgttgccgaggattgcgctataacattagagattatcaattgagttagactaaacataacttttctttctttatcaTTAGTAtaattgtaactaatctttagaattctgtttttcttttattcttttctacTTTTTGTAAATTTTTCTTGTTGCTATTCTAATTctacattcttgatttctagcattctagtctagcttttctctgttttttttcctttaaatttttctctgcttttcttttgtaaacatatcttgttagttgattagcatatgaattattctacacatttttctttttccttttgtcttttctttcttgttttcattatgcactttctttcttgcaatttaaattttacattttctaTCTTGTTTttaatattgcattttatttcttgtctttaatttttgataattttttttcttgaatatccatgagcactaacatgtcaagcaggcccatgagaaatttttctatacccttttctgtaagatttttatctcccattgtgcaacctcaaattgaagcagaaagtttccaactagacccagagataattttcatgatacaaggtcacaaatttagaGGAGAAGTATCGCAGAAGTCATACTTATACCTTGAAACATTTCTAGAATATTGCAATATAGTGAGCTGTGAAGGAGTTTTAATAAATATCATTCGGTTGATGGCAttccctttcagtatcaaggataaagcaaagaCTTGGTTTTATTCTCTCCCTCCACAAAGCATAataagttgggaacaattggcgCAACATTTCCTAAATTATTTTTTCCATCTAAAAGAATGGTGTACATAAAGAATTGTATTACAAATTTTACTCAGAcaaatggagaatcattatttgaaacaTGAGATAGATTTAAAAGTTTATTAAGATAGTGTCCTCACCATGGGCTGGAAAGATGGCTGATAATGCACATATTCTATATGGGGATTTCTTTCTCGAGtaagagtttattggattcatccgtaggaggttcttttatggacaaaagtatagATGAAGCTTaatcattaattgatcaagtgacattgaacctccatgaatggtcgaacaaaagttggatggaatttccctcagatattcaagaagtgcaagccataaatgtaagagagcctgtcaaacaaaatgaagttcaaccacctaaaaatgttgaaattcacaagtcacagagtgaggagttcaaacatttgggggcaaagcttgatagtattgtttcaaaatggtttaaagaagatcccctcctacacagtcaagatctaatgaaaagtgtgatgatgttgggttgagaagtggcaaaaatcatgaagaacttctgaagaatgacatgtttagaattgagaagaagaataatagaagatcacaagaacttagttccatttctctaggaagttcccaaaggccacaagtacctttccctcaacgattaatcacaccaacactagataagcaagttggacctcctccaaaagctcaaagggaatttgggaaaaaggaagttcagtcattcccaggaccttcactaagggttcctttatcacaaaggttagtgggggtcaatgaaaataaagactttggcaaatcctgtgacactaatatggttgagtgcagatttttgaatgtatatgaagatgaggatttttcagatgaggattttattgataatgcagtggtaaataagttttcagatctacctcaaaattttatagggtgttatagtgatattgaattttctgatgatgaatgtgatgtggtagatcaacttaaaactgctagtgaagttattgatcctcttgttattgattctcctattgaggacatagatgttggtttatttttttgatgtatgtgttgatgatgatgatatggaagaatgtgtagggagctgtgttgtggaagcagcatctcaaggatcaccacctttgtcaacacaactcttagaggttttaagaattgatcatgttgtggaacaatgtgtagggacttatgcagagctagcagagtctcaagaatcaccatcattgatatcataaCACTtgagctagagccagaaccatcatttgattcagaggaagtcacatctacatgtttagaaatttcaagtatttctcaacaaagtaaggttagtatttcttgtgatcttttggaaaactttatggaggtacctataattgactttgttggatgtgattcagtttttattacttattcatcttatcttgatatggttctagctctatactatataacatgcttgtgggagatttgtttttcttttggatgtgcatatttcacatgggccaataattggaagctcaatctgaaccgtcttcgaccacctgaaaaaatttccaagaagacaaagatggagagagttatactttactttataGCTCCTTTGAtaaaagctctctccataataagagcccttcgtaggagggttctaaaatatcttacccctccaagagcgagatttcgatgaatctaatgaggtggtcgagctaataaccttaaacaagcgcttcttgggaggcaacccaagttcattttccttattttcttttatgtctttagttctttctttataataaacatgtttcctctacttaattttcttgtctatcttatttttatagaatttaaagttgtggaggaatgtgagcattggatagaggagtatttttaaaacatgaatgtcaaccatttggagatcatcacttggtaacttctctaaatttcataaatcttctccacattgtttttagttttcattaggacaataaaaagtttaagtctggggggatgcattagatgcatttgatttagtttagtttttgcataataatttttttttttttgctagttgcatcattcatcatatcatgattgtttgttccttaatgcaaaaactagcacgtttattatctagattcatgatgttttaaatgatgctagtagtaagctttatgcacttcttttctctatcttgggtagcatgaaataagctaagaatcatatagagatgagttttagttttggcttaacTCTAAGggtcttaccttcacttcactatacttgatgcttgaatagttgatatcaatgaaatagtcatgattcatcttgtttgcttagtacttggtttccatggtgatttctcaaacttcattttggttactggatgaggctcaaatcatgtaagctcatttggaaaaatcaaaatatcccaacatttgtgctaaaagtacatttgtgaataagttttgcacaatacaaacacttatgaaaaaaaatgaaaaaataaataaataagggatataaaaaatagttgtcatgagtgaaatctagcaagtcacccctttgagaccgagttaggttactggggaaatgactgcttagcttttcttgagattgagcacacctttgagaccttgggttgattgagaaatatgaaccaagtgtgtggcaagtaagtgtctatcactggttacttgtctatcactagaaacattaggaattcaaatttgatgatgacttgactaggacatagattgaaacttgaaggggtTTAAGTACTTTTTGCACTGAgcacaagatacttatgcttgatgttggttgctactcggaaaacctagaggttccactgtacaaaaattttgtacaaaggtctgaaccttttcctagctaccatgtgttcttttaaattaaattttagatcgcctgcggaacttaacacgtttgatccaaaacttaatctatttgttcttttaggttttaacttggatctcctgcggaacttaacacgttcgacccaagtcaccttaagttattaattccattaaatattaatttccataattggttcccagtactgacgtggcgaggcacatggccttcttggatatgggagcaaccaccaccgactatacaaaacctcttatggaaagctaatatttaatttcctaaaataactttaggttaaccgaaaagaacaatcaaatcacaaggaaaagaaaaaacaaaagaacacaacatcgaaaaacatattcaaaattctagaatcgtaagcctcttgtatttggtattatttccataaataactagtatgatgcggaaagaaaaattactagttataccttttagaaagacctcttgatcttctaccgtattcctcttctaacctcggacgttgtgtgggcaacgatcttctgagatgacaaatcaccaaccaccttcttctcctcctagctaggttcggccaacaataagaaagcttcaccaaggaagaagatcaaaacaccaaccaagctccaagagatgctagctttctctcctccttcttcttcttcttcttctccaagtagtatccggccaccacaagaactccaagagggatgaagtattcggccaccacaagaggaagagagggagaggatgatggccggtcacaacaccaaggaaaagagggagagaaaataatagaggttgtgtcttgtgaaggcaccctcaccccttcttttatattccttggcctaggcaaattaagaaatttaattacaataaaatttccttaattcccttgacatgatttaattgagaaaaataaaataatatttccccaattaatctccaatggccggccacctcatgtagagcaaataggataattttaatcaacaattaaaacttccttatttgtctttggaaatttttaaaaaataaaattttcttttaaaatctcttcatggttgataaaaagaaattttcataattttaattttatcaacatgtgaataattttaaagagaaaataaaacatctcaccaatctacaaataaggaaagagatctaatctctttctttaatcttttatagatcttttacaagagagatattttaatttaattctctttaataaattatttcttccacataataaaaattaaaattaaaattctttttaaatttaatttggctggcccccactagcttgggttcaagctagggccggccacccaatttttacctaggccggccctagcttggttcccaagctagcttggccggccccctattggtggatatagaaggtgggtataggtgggtatagtactctataaataagaggctacgatagggactgagaggaggaattggttttggtctcccgataaaattaagcatcccgtgttcgccccgaacacacaacttaattttatcaataataattcattccactagagaactattattgaactaccgcaccaatcccaaattacatttttgggctccttcttattatgagtgtgttagtctccctgtgtttaagatatcgaatgtccactaattaagtgagttactgacaactcatttaattaatatcttagtccaagagtagtaccactcaaccttatcatcatgtcggactaagtccacctgcagggtttaacatgacaatccttatgagctcctcttgaggacattatcaacctagtatctctaggacacagtttccttctataatcaacaacacacactataagtgatatcatttcccaacttatcgggtttattgatttatcgaactaaatctcacctattgataaattaaagaaataaatatcaaatatatgtgcttattattatattaggattaagagcacacacttccataataactgaggtatttgttcctttataaagtcagtataaaagaaacgacctcaaatggtcctactcaatatactctgagtgtactagtgtaattatatagtcaagataaactaatacctaattacactacgatcttctaatggtttgttcctttccattttggtcatgagctactgtttataatttataaggtactgataacattatcttctgcatgtgacaccacatactatgttatctacaatataaattaattgaacaactacaactaaatgtagacaatttgaccaaatgtgattctttattcataatgaatgtttacaaagcttaggctttcagtatacactccaacaatctcccacttatactaatgactaagctgtcatatcttctaccatacatctgattcccattccctccacatgccgatcaaaagttttcgccggaagggccttagtgaaaggatctgccaggttatccgctgatgcaatcttggcgatgacaacttctcctcgcttcacgatatctcgtatcaggtggtacttgcgctctatatgtttacttgccttatgagctcgtggttccttcgagtttgcaactgcaccgctattatcacaataaattgtgatgattttggacaaaccaggaatcacatctaagtccattagaaagttcctgagccatactgcttctttagctgcctcagaggctgctacatactcagcttccatggttgagtccgaaacgtatttctgcttaacactcctccatgaaatggctccacctcctaaagtaaacacatagcctgatgtagacttactgttgtccctatctgattggaaatctgaatccgtgtaacccacagggagcaaatcgtctgcttggtaaactagcatataatctctagtccttctcaggtactttaatatatgctttaccgcagtccaatgtccttgtccagggttactctgatatctgcgcccacggcaaaacaaatatcaagtcttgtacatagcattgcatacataaggcttcctacagccgaggcataaggaactgctttcatgtcttctatctcctttgaagtcttaggagacatctctttagatagagctattccatgcctgaaaggtaagaaacctttcttggaatcttgcatgctaaaacgagcaaggattgtatctatatatgaagcttgggacagacacaacattcttttcttgcgatcccttattactttgatcccaagtatgtgtgcacactctcctaagtccttcatatcaaattgtttggacaaccatacccttacgtctgacaataccttgacattgttgccaattaacaaaatatcatctacgtatagtacaagaaataccaccacgtttccgttacacttcttatatacacaagactcatccggactttgaataaatccatatgactggattacttcattaaaccggatgttccaagatcttgaagcttgctttagtccataaatggaccgattgagcttgcacactagatgctctttgcctttttcaatgaacccttctggttgcttcatatggatgttttcttcaagacttccattaaggaaagttatcttgacatccatttgccaaatctcataatccatatgagcagcaatagataagagtatccggatagacttaagcatggctaccggtgaaaaggtttcctcataatcgattccctctttctgagtgtacccttttgcaacaagcctaactttgaaggtttctaccttcccgtctgtccctcttttccttttgtagatccacttgcatccaacggcttttacaccatcaagtggttctacaagctcccagaccttattagagtacatagactctatttcagaattcatcgccttttgccaagatgctgcatctatatcttggagtgcttcgtcatatgtccggggatcaggttcatgtttacccgggatcaagtccgaagactctcccaaaaacatgaatgtctcaggctgccttacaaccctcccactacgacgaggcactatctgtggttgtgtatcatgtgtgacacgtgttacagtttcttgtggtacttcatcttgtactattggtactaaagtagacgtgtcctcttagttcttctaaaacaactttactactgggcttgtgatccattatatagtcttcttctaaaaactgggcattggtgctaacaatgaccttctggtctttaggactataaaataaacctcctttcgttcctttaggatatcccacaaacactcgaacttctgtacgagattctaactaatcagcatctggtttcagcacatgtgctggactaccccaaatccgaatatgtcttacactgggttttcacccattccacaattctatgggagtagaagaaactgatttagaaggtactaagttcagaacatacactgctgtttccagagcatatccccaaaacgaatttggtaattctgaataactcatcatcgatctaaccatttccataagagtcctattccttcgttctgccacaccattctgttggggtgttccaggtgcagacaattgggattgaatcccagcctctgataagtaattcctaaactcttctaagaggtattcgccaccacgatcagatcgtagtgtcttgatacttttacctagtcatttctccacatcagccttgtattctttgaacttatcaaagcactcggacttgcggcgcattaggtaaatgtatccatatcttgaataatcgtctatgaaagagataaaatattcaaaacctcctcttgcctggacagacataggaccacacaaatcagagtgaaccaactctaacacttctttggctctataccccttggccttgaacggcctcttggtcattttacattccaagcaggattcacaagttggaaaattttccaactcgaatgaacccaaaagtccatcggctataagcctctgaatcctacttaagttaatatgaccaagccttagatgccaaagatatgcttggttcatttccgaaggttcttttctcttattagaattagaagatgagttataaatttccatgttttgctttgtggaagaaattggatttaaagtatacaaattgccaaccaatgcaccagaacagataatcacattatttcttttaataactacatcgttactgaaagaaacaaaatatccatctagaaacagtttagaaactgaaattaaattctttctaaaactgggtacataaagacaatttcttaaaaccaaatttctatttctactaaaagataagtagacgtctcccactgcaacagctgccaccttagtagcattgcccatgtagacggtaatttctccttcagatagtcgtcgggtttcctggaacccctgcaaggaattgcagacatgatcagtggctcccgtatctacacaccaggtgctggtagataacaccgctaaacatgtttcaacaactagagcatgagatatacctttgttttggttcctacgaggacagtccgccttccaatgtcctgcctgcttgcagatgaagcacttgcccttcggcttcttcactccagctttaaatcccgtactctgagatttattcactttctttgctgaaccagcttgtttcttcttcttctttcctctcggtttagaagtagaaccattttcagcatagtgaatttgagcattgtgacgaaataatccttctgctgcttgaagttctgtcagtagttccgctaatgaataaatcctcttattcatattatagttcaggcggaactgctcaaaacttctaggtagcgtttggaggatcatatcgatctgggtttccccatcaatttctcctccaaggatctgtatctcgttcagataagccatcatctttaggatatgatccctcacaggagtaccctcttgcatggtggctgtcattatctttctcatggcttcttgcctagaagccctatcctgatgaccaaagagttccttgagattgttcataatatcataggctgttggtaaatcttgatgctgatgttgcaatacatttgacattgaagccaaaatgtaacaccgcgccatctcatctgcttttacccatttcctatgatattcaatctcctcttgggtagattcaccagtaggtgcttcagggcactgctcaggcagtacaaatttatagctttcagcagtaaggacaatgtccaggttccttttccaatctatgtaattatgtccagtaagtctattctgttgaagtatgatggacagtgggttgaaagtcatcctaagaatcacaaataacttttggtcagaactctaaatttagaataatattgattcctcaaacaatactattttaaattaaccaacacctcaaaataccgtgaattttgtatgccacgttagtgtggatgtatactaattcaacatttgtaaaaggagggttttaacccattaattttattatcttgtcaacctaactttttgacaaataaaattaatagttggtatcatttggtcacacaaataatagcagtgactccgatggagaggatactattagatgtgtctaagtgtataccactacttgacactaagtccattaataagattatgccccttccgttggggaagatcacacgctcttaattaacttcctatagtcatccaaaaatggaagtctgttctagtgatccgcaaacaagctcatccgttatggaggaaggcactcagagccaacgcgcaagcttgtttgcatcacttacaaaccagtaatggagaccatgggatttacttaaaaatccctctcccacttagttatttataaatgaggaattttaactatgctagcctactaaacttgtaaactaacatgcacacacagcacaatataaaagcaataaatagaaaatctaattttcaactattatggcttttgtctctagttgtcctccgtgtgttgtcatcccaagctgctgccatatttggccaccgccaccgggtctagctgtcgcatccatcttgctcctagttccgctgcgcctctggtccttagaaggttccacgcgttgcaagattcgatccgcgacataaatagaattttacattttgatcctatattccataaaaggaatgtacatgtatctagatcaaaaataaaatcctaataaaactaaatacagctcctgctgtatttaaatacaatcatgcacacacatataaatgcccttgacatgtccaagggtccaatcacacacataataactaaaagccataatagttggatcctgcatccacaaagttagcacatcctactattaatctgcctaaattatgtatgacatgtgcataattaaactaataccaaatacacagaggcaaaaccctagctctgataccaattgttggttgctactcggaaaacctagaggttccactgtacaaaaattttgtacaaaggtctgaaccttttcctagctaccatgtgttcttttaaattaaattttggattgcctacggaacttaacacgtttgatccaaaacttaatctatttgttcttttaggttttgacttggatctcctgcggaacttaacacgttcgacccaagttaccttaagttattaattccattaaatattaatttccataattggtttccagtactgacgtggcgaggcacatgaccttcttggatatgggagcaaccaccaccgactagacaaaacctcttatggaaagctaatatttaatttcctaaaataactttaggttaaccgaaaagaacaatcaaatcacaaggaaaagaaaaaacaaaagaacacaacatcgaaaaacatattcaaaattctagaatcgtaagcctcttgtatttggtattatttccataaataactagtatgatgcggaaagaaaaattactagttataccttttagaaagacctcttgatcttctaccgtattcctcttctaacctcggacgttgtgtgggcaacgatcttccgagatgagaaatcaccaaccaccttcttctcctcctagctaggttcggccaacaataaggaagcttcaccaaggaagaagatcaaaacaccaaccaagctccaagagatgttagctttctctccttcttcttcttcttctccaagtagtatccggccaccacaagaactccaagagggatgaagtattcggccaccacaagaggaagagagggagaggatgatggccggccacaacaccaaggaaaagagggagagaaaataatagaggttgtgtcttgtgaaggcaccctcaccccttcttttatattccttggcctaggcaaattaggaaatttaattacaataaaatttccttaattcccttgacatgatttaattgagaaaaataaaataatatttccccaattaatctccaatggccggccacctcatgtagagcaaataggataattttaatcaacaattaaaacttccttatttgtctttggaaattttaaaaaaataaaatttccttttaaaatctcttcatggttgataaaaagaaatttccataattttaattttatcaacatgtgaataattttaaagagaaaataaagcaTTTCAcccatctacaaataaggaaagagatctaatctctttctttaatcttttatagatcttttacaaga is from Zingiber officinale cultivar Zhangliang chromosome 7B, Zo_v1.1, whole genome shotgun sequence and encodes:
- the LOC122003445 gene encoding uncharacterized protein LOC122003445, with protein sequence PLSIILQQNRLTGHNYIDWKRNLDIVLTAESYKFVLPEQCPEAPTGESTQEEIEYHRKWVKADEMARCYILASMSNVLQHQHQDLPTAYDIMNNLKELFGHQDRASRQEAMRKIMTATMQEGTPVRDHILKMMAYLNEIQILGGEIDGETQIDMILQTLPRSFEQFRLNYNMNKRIYSLAELLTELQAAEGLFRHNAQIHYAENGSTSKPRGKKKKK